The genomic interval GATGGATTGCGTCTGCTGCTCCAGGCTGGACCGGCGCGATGTCATGGCACGGAGCCGTGCCTTGGCATCACCAACACGCCTCTCCACGGGATTGAGTGCATCGACCTCGGACTGCACCAGCCGCTGACGATGCTGTAATCCCAACAGGGTGAGCACGGCCAACATCACCAACACCAACGCGCCGATGACGCCCTTACTAAACAGAGAGAGTGGCGGCGGGACAGGCGCCGGATCCAACGGCAAGCCGAGCTCGAGCCGGCGTTGCTGCAACAAATCCGGCTTGGGCCAGTCCTGAGGCGAAGTCATCGCTCCTCCTGCTGCAGCGCCAGCAGCGCCAACTGCTGCAGAGGTGACAGCACATCGGTCACATCTGCAGCGGCGCCCTGATCCGATGGTTCAGCCCAGGTGGGTAAGGGCTGGTTCAAACAGCACTCCCCACTCTCCTCGTCAACGAGCGGCATCCAATCGTCAACCTGTTCGATAGGAACCGACAACCACCAGCCCAGTGCAGATGGCGTATCGACCGAGCCCTGCCAGGCAGCAACACAGGCCCGAATCTCGCGCTGGCAGGCCAGAGGGTCGTCCTCCTCCAGTGCATGGTCAACCTCAGGAACTCCCTGGTGGAACAACACCAACCGCATGCGCTTCTCCTCCCGCACAAGCCAAGCCAGATCGCCATCCCACGCCTGCGTGAGTTGATGCAAGGACCGCTGGGCCGCGGTGAGCGACCAATCAACACGCCGCAGCGGCAGATCCGCCAGTTCAGCAACCTCGCTCCAGCCCTGAATCAACGACCGCGGCACACCCACCACCGCTAAGGCCTCTTGCACAGGTGACGACGTGATGTAGCTCTCCGCCAGATCAAAAGGCAACTCAACAGACTGCAGCGCCTGAGGCACAAGACCAGGCGCCCCATCCAATCCGTAGCCGTCGACCACGCACCAGGCAGCAGCGCGCAGGGGGAGACAAAGAACAAGTTCTGCCCCGGGAAGATCGCAGTCAAAGATCAAATCAGCGATGAACTCACCAACCACTTCCCGTTGCAGCGGCAAACCATCACGACACACACCATCGGGCCAGTCGACAACGCGTTGCCACCAACGCCCCCCCTTGTCCCAACAACACACCAAGCGCGTGTTCGTCACTGTGATCAACACCGGCTTGATCTCGACAAGCCGCCGCCAAGCCAAGCTCAATGCTGTGAGTTGAGGCAGCTCAGCGAGAGCAGGCAGTGGCACACAACGCTTCCCACTGTGTTCATGCTATCGACGATCAACACGTTTAATCACTCCACTCAGGAGACATTCAGAGGCACAACATCGAGCCGGTGAGGGAGCTTCGATGCATCGAGTTCAGTCCTGCCAGGGCAAACCGCTGCCAGACGCTTCCGCAATGGTGCGCAGGCCATGGCGATCCAGCTGCAGCAGCAGACCGTCCAGAATCCGCGGCACCAGATCCGGACCCTGAAAAATCCAGCCGGTATAAAGCTGCACCAGGGAAGCCCCTGCGGTGATGCGCTCCCAGGCAACTTGCGCAGAATCAATCCCACCCACACCGATCAACGGCAATGCAGGGCCCGCACTGGCCCGCAAACGACGGATCACTTCCTGGGCCCTGTGGCGCAGGGGGGCACCGCTGAGGCCACCGGCCTCCTCCGCCAGGGTGCGGCCGGTCTGCGGCAGACGCCGTTGCTCCAGGCCCAGCCGATTGAGACTGGTGTTGACCGCGATCACACCTGCCAACCCCTCCTCAAAGGCCAGACGTGCCACAGCATCAATCGACTCATCATCGAGATCCGGCGCGATTTTCACCAGCAGCGGTGGGCAGGCCGGCAGCCGTCGCAGCCGCTCCACAAGACGTCGCAATTGGACCGTGTCCTGCAGCTCCCGCAGGCCGGGGGTGTTGGGGGAGCTGACATTGATCACCGCATAGTCCGCCAACGGGGACAACAACTCCAGGGAAGCGGCGTAGTCGTCCGGAGCCTGCTCCAGGGCGGTGATCTTGGATTTGCCAACGTTGATGCCCAGCACCGCTGGCCGGCGGCCGGGGGGATCCAATCGTTGGCGCTCCAGGGTTTTCAACAAGGCCTTGGCCCCATCGTTGTTGAATCCCATCCGGTTCAACGCGGCCTGCTCCTCCGCCAAACGAAACAGACGTGGTTTCGGGTTGCCCGGCTGGCCATGCCAGGTGACGGTGCCCACTTCGGCGAAGCCAAAGCCAAAGCGATCCCAGATGCCAGCCGCCACCCCGTTTTTGTCGAATCCCGCCGCCAAACCCACCGGATTGGGGAACCGGCAGCCAAACAACACCTGCTCCAGGCGCAGATCACGCCGTTGCAGATCCGCCGCCACGCCATCCAGCACCGTGGACACCCCAGGCCAACTGCGCCGCAGGCTCGCTTGACCCAACGCCGTGAGCGCAGTGCGCGACAGCTGTTCCGCATCCAGGCCGTCGTCTCGCGCCAAGACCGGGCCAAGCCAACGCTGGTAAAAGGCACCGCTGCTGAGCGGTCCGGCCGAAGAGGACGGCGACATGCTCGTGCTCAGGACTGTTCTGATCCTGCCTCGCGACGTTCCAGGGTCCAGCGGCCATCCTCCTGGGGATGGACAGTCCAGTCCCTCCAGATCCAGCTCTCCCGCTTGGTTTCCAGCTGTTTGAACGGCTGTTCCACCAGCTGCGCCAGCTCCAGCAACGACAGGCTGTATCCGCCCTGCGCCAAGCGATCCGCCAACTCCAATCGTGACAACAACTGCAGCAGAGGCTTGGGAGCGGCCTCTGGAGCAGCCTCTAGAGCAGCCTCCGCAGCTGGCGGCTCGGATGATCCCTGCTGCAGGGCTAAATCCGGCTGGACGGCATGGGAGAACGCCACAGCGATGCGATCCACCCGTTCATTGTCTGGATCGCCGCTATGGCCTTTGACGTACCGCAGCGGGACGTCATCCAAGCGGGCGGCATCCAGAGCCTTCCAGAGATCCTGATTGAGCACTGGCTTGCCGGCAGCCGTCTTCCAGCCTTTGCGCTTCCAGCCTTTGATCCATGAGCCAAGCCCATCAATCAGGTATTTGCTGTCGGTGCGCAGGGTGAGGTCCGGATGACGGGGCAGCTGCTCAAGGCGTTGCAACACCTCCAAAGCCGCCTGCAATTCCATGCGGTTGTTGGTGGTGTCGGGCGCATGGCCCCCGAATTCCTCAACACTGCCGTCTTCGAAACGCAACAACGCGCCCCAACCTCCCGGACCTGGGTTGCCGCTGCAGGCGCCATCCGTCGCTGCAGCCACGACACGTCCCCGTCCTTCGGCCATTGATCTGTCCCAACACTGTTCGGTACAACACGGTTTCTGGCGTCACCGTGCATGAGCCGAACCTACCTGCGGGCTGCCGGCCTGACTGCCTTGGGGCTGATGGGCGCTGGCCTACCGCAGGAGGGCGCGGCGCGGCCCCTGTTTGAGAGCACAGCAGTTCCTCAGGAGCGCTTCGCTGTACTCGCACAACCCGTTGGGAGGGCCCAGTGGAAATTGCTGGTTCTGGAACAAATCAAGCCCCAACCGCGCTGCTGGACGCCACGCCAGGACGGACTGGTGGAGCCCAGCCTGAATCGCTTCGACTTCACCAGAATCTGCAAGCGCTACCTGGACAGCAATGGCTACTCGTTGCGCAGCGGTGACCAAGATCTCGGAACCCGCTTCCGCTTCCGTCTCAAACAATCCGGCGCATCACTGAAACTCGAAGCCCTCGACCCCCAGCAACGGGCACCACTCCTGATCGGGCAGGCCCCTGTCCACCGTCGTGATCCCAACGGATTCGTCCCCCTGCAACTGGCACCTGGCTGGGCACTGGAACGGCGCGTTTACCAAGGGCGCAAGCTGAACCATCTGTACTTTGCCCACAAGGCACCGGTGAACCTGCTGCTCGCACGGGCCAGCAGCCATGGCCAACGTTCCGGATTCAGGCGATTGGGAACGCCGATGCCACCGGTCGCACCACCTCCCCTCCCTGCCGCAGGACCAACGCGCAGAAGAGCAGGTCGAACAACAGCCAGCCGCATCATTAGCAGTGGCCCGATTCGATTGCAGGTGATTCCCTACGGCCGTTGACGGCCAACCGGCACAGTGCCAGTCGAGAGAGCGACCAGAAAGGGGCTGACAATCAAATCCTCGCTCTTAGTTTGCATTTGTGTGAGGAGTGCTGAACGCCTCTTCAGGGTCGAAACAAGGACAGACTCCTGAACGTGTTCCTCTCGACGAAAGCTCCGCCTTTGGCGGGGCTTTTTTGTTGGCAGCCGAAAAACATAAAAAAACCGGCCCACGAGGGACCGGTGACTGAGCAACAACAAGCAGGGGAGAGGGGCATGCCCTCTCCCGAGGCGATCACTTGAGGGTGACCTTGCCGCCTGCTTCTTCGATCTCTTTCTTGAGAGCTTCGGCGTCGGCCTTGGAGATGCCTTCCTTGACGGGCTTGGGGGCAGCTTCCACCAGAGCCTTGGCATCGCCGAGGCCAAGGCCGGTGGCGTTGCGGACGGCCTTGAGGACCTTGATCTTGGCTGCAGCGTCGAAGCTTTCGAGGATGACGTCGAATTCAGACTTCTCCTCAGCGGCTTCGCCACCGCCGCCACCAGCAGCGCCGGGGGCAGCCATCACAACACCAGCAGATGCTGCGGCAGACACACCGAAAGCCTCTTCGATCTGCTTAACGAGCTCGGAAGCTTCAAGCAGGGAGAGGGATTTCAGCGATTCGAGAATTTCGTCGGTTTTTGCAGACATGGTTTTGAAAAGGGAAGCAACAGATCAATGAACAGTGGTCTCGGCAGAGCCGAATCAGCCTTCGCCGCCTTCGGCGTGCTGCTTGAGCGCCCTGGCCATACCAGAGGGAACCTCGTTGATGCCCACAGCGACCTTCGTGGCCACGGCGTTGATGGCACCGGCGATCTGAGCCATGAGCTGCTCCTTGGAGGGGAGATCAGCAATGGCTTTGATCTCGTCCTGCGACAGAAGCTTGCCTTCGAAAAGGCCGCCCTTGGTCTCGGACTTTTTGAGTTCCTTCTGGAAGGTCTGAACGGCCTTCACACCAGCACCAACATCGCCCTTCACCAGGACGAAGGCGTTGGTACCGGTCAGCAGGGAGTCGAGGCTGGCCCAGTTGCTGTCGCCATCAATGGCACGGCGCATCAAGGTGTTTTTGGTCACCTTGCAAACGCTGTCGCTGGCCCGCAGACGATCCCGCAGGTCAGACATCTCCTTGATGGACAGGCCCTTGAAATCAAGGACGAGTGCCAGTTCGGCGTCGGCGAGGAGCTCCTTGAGCTCTCCGACGATCTGCTGCTTGTTCTCCAGCGTGCGGCCCATAGGGATTGGATCGGATCAAAGGAACAAGCCGGGCACACGGCCGATCGAGTCTTCTGAACGAAGACGAGGCCGCGTGCCGATCCAACCCCGAATGGGACAAAACCGTGTCGCGTCTGCCTCGGCAGGGATTACATCAATGGGAATGACTGACGTCATGCCCAGGGACATCCTGCTGTCTCTGGCCGGGCGCGTGCCCGATTTGGCTTTCGCCAAAGGTTGAGTGTAGAGGAGAGCCTGATCAGCTCCCCTGTTCAATGTCCTGCAGGGCAGAGAAATCGACCTCAACGGAGGGCCCCATGGTGGAGGTCACATACAGGGACTTCCAGTAACGGCCTTTGGCACCACTGGGCTTGTTGCGGTCAATGGTCTCTTGCAACGTCTTGAGGTTCTCAAGCAGGGCCTCAGGACTGAAGCTGGCCTTGCCGAAACGGACATGGACGATGCCGGTGCGATCGGCACGGAATTCAAGTTTGCCGGCCTTGAATTCCTTAATCGCAGCCGCAAGATCCGTGGTGACGGTGCCGGCCTTGGGGTTGGGCATCAAGCCGCGGGGGCCGAGGACTCGGCCCAACTTGGCCACCTTGGGCATCATGTCTGGGGTGGCGATCAGCAGGTCGAAATCCATTTCGCCCTTGCTGATGGTCTCCACCAGTTCTTCTTCACCGGCGAGTTCAGCACCCGCGGCCTTGGCTTCAGCCACCTTCTCACCACGGGTCACCACGGCGATGCGCACGCTCTGGCCGGTGCCATTGGGAAGGGCCACGGTGGTGCGCAGCTGCTGGTCGGTGTACTTGGGATCGATGCCGAGGCGCACATGGGCCTCCATCGTCTCGTCGAATTTCGCGTTGGCGTTGTCCTTCACCAGGGCAATCGCCTCGAGGGGGGCGTAGGCACGGTCCTCGATCTTGCCGGCCAGGCTGGCCAGGCGCTTAGAGATTTTGGGCATGTTCAGAGGTGGGGTTCAGGCGACATCAGCGATGTCTCCCCCGAAAGGGTTGGAGAAGAGATGCAGCGACGTCAGTCGCTGATGGAAACGCCCATGTTGCGGGCGGTGCCTTCGATGATCCGCATAGCGGACTCAACGCTGGTGCAGTTGAGGTCAGGGAGCTTGGTCTTGGCGATTTCCTCGAGCTGAGCCCGACTGATCGATCCAACACTGCCCTTGGCAGACTCACCGGATCCCTTTTGGATCTTCGCGGCCTTGGTGATCAACACCGACGCCGGAGGCGTCTTGGTGATGAAGGTGAAGCTGCGGTCTTCAAAGACCGAAATCTCCACCGGAATCACATAACCGGCCTTGTCCTGCGTCCGAGCGTTGTACTCCTTGCAGAACATCATGATGTTCACACCGTGCTGACCGAGGGCAGGGCCCACCGGCGGCGCGGGGTTTGCTTTGCCGGCATCTAGGGCCAGCTTGATCACAGCTACGACTTTCTTGGCCATCGGCTGGGTGGTTTGGACAGCTGCGGATCACCAGACCCTCGGGTCGGGTGCGGCGGAATGGTTGCCCACTCCTGAGGCCGCCCTCCGCAGGGAGACGGCCGCCGCATGGATCAGTTCTGTTTACTGATCTGAGAAAACTCCAGTTCAACCGGCGTCTCTCGACCAAAGATGGAGAGCAGGGCCTTGAGCTTGTTGCGCTCGCCAGACACCTCGATCACCTCTCCCTGGAAATCCTTGAACGGACCCGCCGTCACCAAAATCTGATCGCCTTCGGTCAGATCCACCTTGACGACGGTCTTCTTCTCAGCCGCCCGCTTGAAGATGCGATCAACCTCAGACCGACTGAGGGGACGTGGCTTGATGTGACCACGGGCCTTACCAGTGGCACGGCGGTCCTCAGCACCCACGAAATTGATCACGTTCGGGGTGCTTCTCACCGCCATCATCGTGTCCTCATCCAGCACCATCCGGACGAGCACATAGCCGGGAAACACCTTTTCCTCAGTGGACTGACGGGTGCCGTCCTTCTTCAACTTGACGGCAGGCGTCTGGGGAATCTCAATTTCAAGAATCCGATTGCTCACCCCCAGGGTGACGGCGCGCTGCTCGAGGGTCGCCTTGACCTTTTTCTCGCAGCTGGAGGCCACCTGAACGGCATACCAGCGGGCAATGGCCGTGTTGGCGACAGCTTCCAAAGGCAAGGTGCCATCTTCCCCCTCATTCGGGGCTGGCAGATCAAGCACTTCAGGGGCGTCCGGTGTGGTCAGGTCGTCGGGCACGGCGAGAAAGGTGATATCGAGTCAGCGGAACACCTGGGACGAAGCCCACCCAAAGAAGCGACTGACAGCCGCAATGGTGGCCGCCGAAAGGCTGACCATCAGGATCACAGCGATGGATTCGCTGAACAATTGCTGGCGGCTGGGCCAAACCACGAGTTTCAGCTCATCAACCGTGTCCGCCAAAAATCCACCGGATTTGGTGGGATCGGCGGCGGCTTTTGAGCCGTCAGATGTGGTGGTGTCCTCAGAGATGGGGCTGGTCACGGGGATGGGACCGGAAGTTGACAACGGTGCCGGCTGGCACTTCGCCAAACAACCACCCTACCGGATGCCCTCAAACTCCCATGGGATCAAACACCAAGGAATCTGCGCCAGCCTCGCCCAACCGCACCGTCACACCACTGGCACCGGTAAAGCGTTCCTCGAGCAACAGCGTGGAGAGCGGATTTTCCAGCTGGCGCCGCAACACGCGTCGCAGTGGTCTCGCCCCGTACTCGGGTTCATAGCCCTGACGGGCCATGGCCTCGGCGACAGCATCATCCACAAGAAGAGCAAGACCCTGCTCGGCCAACAGGGCGGCGAGATCTTGCAGTTGCAGCTGAACAATGCGCACCAGATCAGCCACCTCCAAGGGGCGGAAACGAATCACCTCATCGATACGGTTCAGGAATTCAGGCCGGAACTGACTCGACAGCGCTGCATCCACCTGCTGTTGAAGGGCTGACTCGTCCGTGGATCCCGAGCGGGCATGTTCAAGAATCGCCGGGCTGGCCAGGTTGCTCGTCATGACGACCACGGTGTGGCGGAAATCGACGGTGCGGCCCTGGGAATCGGTGAGTCGGCCGTCATCCAGCACCTGGAGCAGCAGGTTGAATACATCGGGATGCGCCTTCTCCACTTCATCGAGGAGCAGCACCGCATAGGGACGACGCCGCACAGCCTCAGTGAGCTGCCCGCCTTCCTCATAGCCGACATACCCAGGAGGAGCACCGATCAGCCGAGCCACGGCGTTGCGCTCCATGAACTCACTCATGTCGAGGCGAACCAGCGCCTCCTCTTCATCGAACAACGACGCTGCAAGCGCCTTGGCCAGCTCGGTCTTGCCCACGCCGGTCGGCCCGAGGAACAGGAACGATCCCACCGGGCGACGCGGATCCTTCATGCCAGCACGGGCACGGCGGATGGCAGCGGCAACGGCGATCACCGCCTCGCCCTGGCCAATCACCCGTTCGGCGAGATGGGCGTCCAGTTGCAGCAGCTTGCGGCGCTCACCCGCCAGCAGCCGCTGCACTGGGATCCCGGTCCAGCGGGCCACAAGATCAGCGATGTCACCGGCCTCCACCTGCTCGCGCAGCAGAGCAGTGCCGGAGGTCTGCGCCTCCGCCTGGGTCGCCTCCAGTTCATCCCGACGCTGCTGCACCCGATGCAACTGGTCGTACTGCAACCGGGCCGCCTCCTCGAGGTCGCCATCCCGCTCGGCTTCAGCGATGGCATGGCGCAGGTCTTCATCCTGCTGAAGCAGCTGACCGAGTTCCTCCAGCTGACCGCGCTCCTGCTGCCAGCGACGCCGCAGCTCGTCCAATCGCGTCGACACTTCAAGCCGGTTGCGCTGCAACTGAATCCGCTCCGATTCA from Synechococcus sp. UW69 carries:
- the rplJ gene encoding 50S ribosomal protein L10, with amino-acid sequence MGRTLENKQQIVGELKELLADAELALVLDFKGLSIKEMSDLRDRLRASDSVCKVTKNTLMRRAIDGDSNWASLDSLLTGTNAFVLVKGDVGAGVKAVQTFQKELKKSETKGGLFEGKLLSQDEIKAIADLPSKEQLMAQIAGAINAVATKVAVGINEVPSGMARALKQHAEGGEG
- the nusG gene encoding transcription termination/antitermination protein NusG — protein: MPDDLTTPDAPEVLDLPAPNEGEDGTLPLEAVANTAIARWYAVQVASSCEKKVKATLEQRAVTLGVSNRILEIEIPQTPAVKLKKDGTRQSTEEKVFPGYVLVRMVLDEDTMMAVRSTPNVINFVGAEDRRATGKARGHIKPRPLSRSEVDRIFKRAAEKKTVVKVDLTEGDQILVTAGPFKDFQGEVIEVSGERNKLKALLSIFGRETPVELEFSQISKQN
- the rnhA gene encoding ribonuclease HI — protein: MAEGRGRVVAAATDGACSGNPGPGGWGALLRFEDGSVEEFGGHAPDTTNNRMELQAALEVLQRLEQLPRHPDLTLRTDSKYLIDGLGSWIKGWKRKGWKTAAGKPVLNQDLWKALDAARLDDVPLRYVKGHSGDPDNERVDRIAVAFSHAVQPDLALQQGSSEPPAAEAALEAAPEAAPKPLLQLLSRLELADRLAQGGYSLSLLELAQLVEQPFKQLETKRESWIWRDWTVHPQEDGRWTLERREAGSEQS
- the rplA gene encoding 50S ribosomal protein L1, encoding MPKISKRLASLAGKIEDRAYAPLEAIALVKDNANAKFDETMEAHVRLGIDPKYTDQQLRTTVALPNGTGQSVRIAVVTRGEKVAEAKAAGAELAGEEELVETISKGEMDFDLLIATPDMMPKVAKLGRVLGPRGLMPNPKAGTVTTDLAAAIKEFKAGKLEFRADRTGIVHVRFGKASFSPEALLENLKTLQETIDRNKPSGAKGRYWKSLYVTSTMGPSVEVDFSALQDIEQGS
- a CDS encoding DUF3747 domain-containing protein, whose amino-acid sequence is MSRTYLRAAGLTALGLMGAGLPQEGAARPLFESTAVPQERFAVLAQPVGRAQWKLLVLEQIKPQPRCWTPRQDGLVEPSLNRFDFTRICKRYLDSNGYSLRSGDQDLGTRFRFRLKQSGASLKLEALDPQQRAPLLIGQAPVHRRDPNGFVPLQLAPGWALERRVYQGRKLNHLYFAHKAPVNLLLARASSHGQRSGFRRLGTPMPPVAPPPLPAAGPTRRRAGRTTASRIISSGPIRLQVIPYGR
- a CDS encoding quinone-dependent dihydroorotate dehydrogenase, with the protein product MSPSSSAGPLSSGAFYQRWLGPVLARDDGLDAEQLSRTALTALGQASLRRSWPGVSTVLDGVAADLQRRDLRLEQVLFGCRFPNPVGLAAGFDKNGVAAGIWDRFGFGFAEVGTVTWHGQPGNPKPRLFRLAEEQAALNRMGFNNDGAKALLKTLERQRLDPPGRRPAVLGINVGKSKITALEQAPDDYAASLELLSPLADYAVINVSSPNTPGLRELQDTVQLRRLVERLRRLPACPPLLVKIAPDLDDESIDAVARLAFEEGLAGVIAVNTSLNRLGLEQRRLPQTGRTLAEEAGGLSGAPLRHRAQEVIRRLRASAGPALPLIGVGGIDSAQVAWERITAGASLVQLYTGWIFQGPDLVPRILDGLLLQLDRHGLRTIAEASGSGLPWQD
- the rplK gene encoding 50S ribosomal protein L11; the encoded protein is MAKKVVAVIKLALDAGKANPAPPVGPALGQHGVNIMMFCKEYNARTQDKAGYVIPVEISVFEDRSFTFITKTPPASVLITKAAKIQKGSGESAKGSVGSISRAQLEEIAKTKLPDLNCTSVESAMRIIEGTARNMGVSISD
- the secE gene encoding preprotein translocase subunit SecE, which translates into the protein MTSPISEDTTTSDGSKAAADPTKSGGFLADTVDELKLVVWPSRQQLFSESIAVILMVSLSAATIAAVSRFFGWASSQVFR
- the rplL gene encoding 50S ribosomal protein L7/L12, coding for MSAKTDEILESLKSLSLLEASELVKQIEEAFGVSAAASAGVVMAAPGAAGGGGGEAAEEKSEFDVILESFDAAAKIKVLKAVRNATGLGLGDAKALVEAAPKPVKEGISKADAEALKKEIEEAGGKVTLK